In the genome of Bryobacteraceae bacterium, one region contains:
- a CDS encoding DUF1501 domain-containing protein — MKNTSQRDRFGIDWRSILNQRPGTLFWQRPHLSRRVLFRHLGAGVGGYFLLPSRHGESSALAASPIGKAKNVIFIQLNGGISHIDSFDLKEGEWTPAGFEPESYGSIRWPRGILPTIAGQLDSVALVRSVRSWAAVHQLARDWVQIARNPTSSTARIAPHIGSVASLELAAPNAVLPAFLALNAGTGIPSQGYFPPAHAPFLLNPNGNGLDNTVHRDGADTFGRRYELLLNMDAEENDNATLGITSRETAQFNQSARLLMYNSTVDEAFRFEADERQRYGSTGFGNACLTARNVLRAGLGARFIQITSGGWDNHANIYTTAFNTANANALVRQLDRGLGNLLADLKADGLLDQTLVLCMGEFGRTVGRVNAQAGRDHFLQQSALFAGAGIRGPKVIGSTNAAGSATGEPGWGRDRDVRPEDIAATLYSALGIDWTTVRRDDPLKRGFEYIPFAAAQDLYGPIHELWNE, encoded by the coding sequence ATGAAGAACACTTCGCAACGCGACCGTTTCGGGATCGACTGGCGGTCCATCCTCAACCAGCGGCCCGGCACGCTGTTCTGGCAGCGCCCGCATCTTTCGCGGCGCGTGCTGTTCCGCCATCTCGGCGCCGGCGTCGGCGGATACTTCCTGCTGCCGTCGCGCCACGGCGAATCGAGCGCCTTGGCCGCCTCGCCCATCGGCAAGGCGAAGAACGTCATCTTCATTCAACTGAACGGCGGCATCAGCCACATCGATTCGTTCGATCTCAAGGAAGGCGAGTGGACGCCGGCCGGATTCGAACCGGAGTCCTACGGAAGCATCCGTTGGCCGCGCGGCATTCTGCCGACAATCGCCGGGCAGCTGGATTCGGTCGCCTTGGTGCGCTCCGTGCGTTCGTGGGCGGCTGTTCATCAACTGGCGCGGGATTGGGTGCAGATCGCGCGCAACCCCACGTCGAGCACGGCGCGCATCGCGCCGCATATCGGCTCCGTGGCTTCGCTTGAACTGGCCGCGCCGAACGCCGTGCTTCCGGCCTTTCTGGCGTTGAACGCCGGCACAGGCATTCCTTCGCAAGGCTACTTCCCGCCGGCGCACGCGCCGTTCCTGCTCAACCCAAACGGCAACGGCCTCGACAACACCGTCCACCGCGACGGGGCCGATACGTTTGGCCGCCGCTACGAGCTTCTGTTGAACATGGACGCCGAGGAGAACGACAACGCCACGCTCGGCATCACCAGCCGCGAAACGGCGCAGTTCAACCAGAGCGCCCGCCTGTTGATGTACAACTCCACCGTCGACGAGGCCTTCCGCTTCGAAGCCGACGAACGCCAGCGGTACGGCAGCACCGGCTTCGGCAACGCCTGCCTCACCGCGCGCAATGTGCTCCGCGCCGGGCTCGGCGCGCGCTTCATCCAGATCACCAGCGGCGGCTGGGATAACCACGCCAACATCTACACCACCGCGTTCAATACGGCCAACGCCAACGCGCTCGTCCGCCAGCTCGATCGCGGACTCGGAAACCTGCTCGCGGATCTCAAGGCCGACGGCCTCCTGGACCAGACGCTCGTGCTCTGCATGGGCGAGTTCGGCCGCACCGTGGGACGCGTGAACGCGCAGGCCGGGCGCGATCACTTTCTCCAGCAATCGGCGCTGTTCGCCGGCGCCGGGATTCGCGGACCCAAGGTCATCGGCTCCACCAACGCCGCCGGCTCCGCCACCGGAGAGCCCGGCTGGGGACGCGACCGCGACGTCCGCCCCGAAGACATCGCCGCCACGCTCTACTCCGCCTTGGGAATCGACTGGACCACCGTGCGGCGCGACGACCCGTTGAAACGCGGCTTCGAGTACATCCCCTTCGCCGCCGCCCAGGACCTCTACGGCCCGATTCACGAGCTGTGGAACGAATAA
- a CDS encoding DUF1553 domain-containing protein translates to MKYKLLPFLCAAFLFAADHDAAASGENCSFRADPDAFLQRQSREQLLVHARTLKATRTSAPSRTVAPGDIPRRNFIDNEILDKLEAANVPSAGLATDEAFLRRIYLDLTGRIPSPADVRDFVADTAADKRGRVIDRLLYTPEFTDKWTMWLGDLTGNVIVNTNINRQVRGRNAFYNWMRGSLAREKSLRDTVYEMLTAAGNSYADEAGAVNYLLGSRQTMGPAQDVYDFILYQAMQRFAGMGHYDCLLCHDGRRHLDVLSLWGGQSTRSDAQRLSAHFARVTIQRVSDRNDPLFDSFNLSDRPNGSYNLNTTTGNRPARQPIGTARAITPEYRDGSAPDSNDWRAAFAQKLVDDPLFALNFANRLWKAMFGYALIEPVDAIDPARLDPDNPPPAPWTLQASHPRLLQLLAAQFAAGNFQIRPFLRVIAESSAYQLSARYDGEWDVSRIPLFARRYPRRLEGEEVHDAIAKATGITTPYNVNGFDNPFEWAVQLPDPQEPRTNGASRTFMDAFIRGNRDTITRSPDGSIVQQLTLMNHAFVSTRLKVRNSPRLQEVAAAADNGSVADELFLLFLGRLPNATERAQAADHLGRARTAAQRNLALEDLAWVLVNKTEFLFSY, encoded by the coding sequence GTGAAGTACAAATTGCTTCCTTTCCTTTGCGCCGCCTTCCTTTTTGCGGCTGATCACGACGCTGCCGCGTCTGGCGAGAACTGCTCGTTCCGCGCAGACCCGGACGCATTCCTCCAACGACAATCGCGCGAGCAATTACTCGTCCACGCCCGGACGCTAAAGGCTACGCGCACCAGCGCGCCTTCGCGGACCGTGGCGCCGGGCGACATCCCACGGCGTAACTTTATCGACAACGAAATTCTGGACAAGCTCGAAGCCGCCAACGTCCCCTCGGCCGGGCTCGCCACGGACGAGGCTTTTCTCCGCCGCATCTATCTCGATCTCACCGGCCGCATCCCCTCGCCCGCCGACGTGCGGGACTTCGTCGCCGATACCGCCGCCGACAAGCGCGGCCGCGTGATCGACCGCCTGCTCTACACCCCCGAGTTCACAGACAAGTGGACGATGTGGCTCGGCGATCTAACCGGCAACGTGATCGTCAACACCAACATCAACCGGCAGGTTCGGGGCCGAAACGCCTTCTATAACTGGATGCGCGGTTCGCTGGCGCGGGAAAAGTCGCTACGCGACACCGTGTACGAGATGCTCACCGCCGCTGGCAACTCCTACGCGGACGAAGCCGGCGCGGTGAACTACCTGCTCGGCAGCCGGCAGACGATGGGCCCGGCGCAGGACGTCTACGATTTCATCCTCTATCAGGCAATGCAGAGATTCGCCGGCATGGGCCACTACGATTGCCTCCTGTGCCACGACGGTCGCCGGCACCTTGACGTGCTCAGCCTCTGGGGCGGCCAGTCCACGCGATCCGACGCCCAGCGGCTCTCGGCGCATTTCGCCCGCGTCACCATCCAGCGAGTCTCGGACCGGAACGATCCCCTCTTCGATTCGTTCAACCTTTCGGACCGCCCCAACGGCTCTTATAATCTGAACACTACCACCGGCAATCGGCCGGCGCGCCAGCCCATCGGTACGGCGCGGGCCATCACTCCGGAGTATCGCGACGGATCCGCGCCGGACTCCAATGACTGGCGCGCGGCATTCGCCCAGAAGCTCGTCGACGACCCGCTGTTCGCCCTCAACTTCGCCAACCGGCTGTGGAAGGCGATGTTCGGCTACGCACTCATTGAGCCGGTGGATGCAATCGACCCGGCGCGGCTGGACCCCGACAATCCGCCGCCGGCGCCGTGGACGCTGCAGGCGTCGCACCCGCGGCTGCTACAGCTTCTCGCCGCCCAGTTCGCCGCCGGCAATTTCCAGATCCGCCCCTTCCTGCGCGTGATCGCCGAATCGTCCGCCTATCAGCTCAGCGCGCGGTATGACGGCGAATGGGACGTGAGCCGCATCCCGCTGTTCGCGAGGCGCTACCCGCGGCGGCTCGAAGGCGAGGAGGTCCACGACGCGATCGCGAAGGCCACCGGCATCACGACTCCGTACAACGTCAACGGGTTCGACAATCCGTTCGAGTGGGCGGTCCAGTTGCCGGACCCGCAGGAGCCGCGCACCAACGGCGCGTCCCGCACGTTCATGGACGCCTTCATTCGCGGTAATCGCGACACCATCACCCGCTCGCCGGACGGATCGATCGTGCAGCAGCTCACGCTGATGAACCACGCCTTCGTCTCCACGCGGTTGAAGGTGCGCAACTCGCCGAGGTTGCAGGAGGTGGCCGCCGCGGCCGACAACGGAAGCGTGGCCGATGAGCTGTTCCTCCTTTTCCTGGGCCGCCTGCCCAACGCCACGGAGCGCGCCCAGGCCGCTGATCATCTCGGCCGCGCCCGCACGGCGGCGCAGCGGAACCTTGCCCTCGAAGACCTCGCCTGGGTCCTCGTCAACAAAACCGAATTCCTCTTCAGTTACTAA
- a CDS encoding sulfatase encodes MTLTRRTLLSAPLLAAEQRRPPNVLMLIADDMNDYGFFGAYPGVRIPNLDRFKRSACTFERAYCASPACVPSRAAVFSGLYPHTTGAYRNGCDPWTKPPLDKTENMIECFKRNGYTTFGRGKILHAPTAPEREKTMWDNQYFGGGFGPFPPKQDLEIPTDRWWGTTAWQRPDSEFPDVPNAEAIIDILAQKHEKPFFAVYGLWRPHTPFTAPKRFFDMYRPEDMQVPPAGYKEDDLADTPPEARMLSKVWGERFEATGRNNPASWRRFLHAYAACTTFADWSLGRVLDAIDASPHANDTIVVFWSDNGYHCGEKDHWEKTTLWEQSARVPAAIRVPSVTRPGSVCARTIGLIDIFPTLAEFCRLRTGRVEGRSLAPLCRNPRAKWDRPALTTYGENYAAVRDERFRYIRYPDATEELYNHTEDPHEFRNIAGAPASAPIKKRLATLIPGRFAPTLGGRLG; translated from the coding sequence ATGACTCTCACACGCCGCACCCTTCTCTCCGCCCCCCTCCTCGCCGCCGAGCAACGCCGCCCCCCGAACGTCCTCATGCTCATCGCCGACGACATGAACGACTACGGCTTCTTCGGCGCGTATCCAGGCGTCAGGATCCCCAACCTCGATCGCTTCAAACGCTCCGCGTGCACCTTCGAGCGCGCCTATTGCGCCTCCCCGGCCTGCGTCCCCTCCCGCGCCGCCGTGTTCAGCGGACTCTACCCCCACACCACAGGCGCCTACCGGAATGGCTGCGATCCCTGGACCAAGCCGCCGCTCGACAAAACCGAAAACATGATCGAATGTTTCAAACGCAACGGCTATACGACGTTCGGACGCGGGAAGATCCTCCACGCCCCCACCGCCCCGGAACGCGAGAAGACGATGTGGGACAACCAGTATTTCGGCGGCGGCTTCGGTCCCTTTCCGCCGAAACAGGATCTCGAAATCCCCACGGACCGCTGGTGGGGAACCACCGCATGGCAGCGCCCCGACTCCGAATTCCCCGACGTCCCCAACGCCGAAGCCATCATCGACATCCTCGCGCAAAAGCACGAAAAACCCTTCTTCGCCGTCTACGGCCTCTGGCGTCCCCACACGCCCTTCACCGCGCCGAAGCGCTTCTTCGACATGTACCGCCCGGAAGACATGCAGGTCCCGCCGGCCGGGTATAAAGAGGATGACCTCGCCGACACCCCGCCGGAAGCGCGCATGCTCTCCAAGGTTTGGGGCGAACGCTTCGAAGCCACCGGCCGCAACAACCCGGCCTCCTGGCGCCGGTTCCTCCACGCCTACGCCGCCTGCACCACCTTTGCCGACTGGTCCCTCGGCCGCGTGCTCGATGCGATCGACGCCAGCCCGCACGCCAACGACACCATCGTCGTTTTCTGGTCCGACAACGGATACCATTGCGGCGAAAAGGATCATTGGGAGAAGACCACGCTCTGGGAACAGTCCGCGCGCGTACCGGCAGCCATCCGCGTCCCCAGCGTCACGCGACCTGGCTCGGTGTGCGCCCGCACCATCGGCCTGATCGATATCTTCCCCACGCTAGCCGAATTCTGCCGCCTGCGCACCGGCCGAGTTGAAGGCCGCAGTCTCGCTCCGCTGTGCCGCAACCCGCGCGCCAAATGGGATCGCCCCGCGCTCACCACTTACGGCGAAAACTACGCCGCCGTGCGCGACGAACGCTTCCGCTACATCCGCTACCCGGACGCCACCGAAGAGCTCTACAACCACACGGAGGATCCTCACGAGTTCCGTAACATCGCCGGTGCGCCCGCCTCCGCCCCGATCAAGAAACGCCTCGCCACCCTCATCCCCGGGAGGTTCGCCCCCACGCTCGGCGGACGGCTTGGCTAA
- a CDS encoding tyrosine recombinase XerC, which yields MNTSPSRPDSLAEAIEQYLDERRRENVSPHTLRNYASDLAQFLTYFSPPGGAPPHPASIDTLALREWLGSLYDQRLETVSIRRKLAAVRSLFKFLYREGVVPSNIPKLLRTPKIPKKLPTVPTPEQANTLVDAIPTADLNRPYPVRDLAVFELLYGCGLRVSELCGLNLDDIDRAEQWLRVRGKGRKERVVPYGAKAAAALDRYLASEDRRPSPGERAVFLNNRGARLTDRSVRNIVKFYATYISGDNAMHPHTLRHAYATHLLAAGADLRSIQELLGHANLSTTQKYTQVALEDMIAVYDKAHPKA from the coding sequence ATGAATACCTCGCCGTCCCGGCCTGATTCGCTCGCTGAAGCGATCGAGCAGTATCTCGACGAACGCCGGCGGGAGAATGTATCGCCGCACACGCTGCGCAACTACGCATCGGACCTCGCGCAGTTCCTCACCTACTTCTCCCCGCCCGGCGGCGCGCCGCCCCACCCGGCGTCGATCGACACCCTCGCCCTGCGCGAATGGCTAGGCTCTCTTTACGATCAGCGCCTCGAAACCGTTTCCATCCGCCGCAAGCTAGCCGCCGTCCGGTCCCTGTTCAAGTTCCTTTACCGCGAAGGTGTCGTCCCCTCGAACATCCCCAAGCTGCTCCGAACTCCGAAGATCCCCAAGAAACTCCCCACCGTCCCGACGCCCGAACAAGCCAACACGCTCGTCGACGCCATCCCCACCGCGGATCTCAACCGCCCCTACCCCGTCCGCGACCTTGCCGTTTTCGAGCTCCTCTACGGCTGCGGCCTCCGCGTTTCCGAGCTCTGCGGACTCAACCTCGACGACATCGACCGTGCTGAACAGTGGCTCCGTGTCCGCGGCAAGGGCCGCAAGGAACGCGTTGTCCCCTACGGCGCCAAAGCCGCCGCCGCGCTGGACCGCTACCTCGCCTCCGAGGATCGCCGCCCCTCCCCCGGCGAGCGCGCCGTCTTCCTGAACAACCGCGGCGCCCGCCTCACGGACCGTTCCGTCCGTAACATCGTCAAGTTCTACGCCACCTACATCTCCGGCGACAACGCCATGCATCCGCACACCCTCCGCCATGCCTACGCCACCCACTTGCTCGCCGCGGGCGCCGATCTCCGCAGCATCCAGGAGTTACTCGGACACGCTAATCTCTCGACGACGCAGAAGTATACGCAGGTGGCGCTCGAAGACATGATCGCCGTCTACGACAAGGCCCACCCGAAAGCATGA
- the trmFO gene encoding methylenetetrahydrofolate--tRNA-(uracil(54)-C(5))-methyltransferase (FADH(2)-oxidizing) TrmFO, whose amino-acid sequence MIAIIGGGLAGAEAAWQVARAGLRATLYEMRPARTTPAHQTDRLAELVCSNSLKSESPNTAPWLLKEELRRAGSLLLDIAAKTRVPAGHALTVDRERFSEAVTDAVAALPGIEVRREEIAEVPPEGIVIIASGPLTSDALAASIASLTGSNRLFFYDSISPIVDADAIDHSIAFAASRYGKSLDGTDDYLNCPFTRDEYERFVDALLEAHSHTPHIPDDVPYFEACLPIEELARRGRDTLRFGPMKPMGLEDPRTGRRPYAVVQLRSEDLRSSSYNLVGFQNYLKYGDQARVFRLIPGLQNAEFLRYGQIHRNTYINAPALLEPALHLRAQPRIFFAGQIAGIEGYVESIATGFLAGRHAAALAAGQPFTAPPRETALGSLCHYVARADPARYQPANITFDLLPKLDEETLARFRRDKRARQAEVCRRALEKFDEYLAVPA is encoded by the coding sequence ATGATCGCCATCATCGGCGGCGGTCTGGCAGGCGCTGAGGCAGCCTGGCAGGTCGCCCGCGCCGGCCTTCGCGCCACCCTCTACGAGATGCGCCCGGCGCGGACCACGCCCGCCCACCAAACCGATCGCCTCGCCGAACTCGTCTGCTCGAACTCGCTGAAGAGCGAGTCGCCGAACACCGCGCCGTGGCTTCTCAAGGAAGAACTTCGCCGCGCCGGGAGCCTTCTGCTCGACATCGCGGCGAAGACGCGCGTCCCGGCCGGGCACGCGCTGACCGTCGATCGCGAGCGATTCTCCGAGGCGGTTACCGATGCGGTGGCCGCGCTTCCCGGCATTGAGGTCCGCCGGGAGGAGATCGCCGAAGTGCCGCCGGAAGGGATCGTCATTATCGCCAGCGGCCCCCTGACGTCGGACGCGCTCGCCGCCTCCATCGCCTCCCTCACGGGCTCCAACCGGCTGTTCTTCTACGACTCGATCAGCCCCATCGTCGACGCCGACGCCATCGACCATTCGATCGCCTTTGCCGCCTCGCGCTACGGCAAGTCTCTCGATGGCACCGACGACTACCTGAACTGCCCGTTCACCCGCGACGAGTACGAACGCTTCGTCGACGCGCTGCTCGAAGCGCACTCACACACGCCGCACATCCCCGACGACGTTCCGTATTTCGAGGCCTGTCTTCCGATCGAGGAACTGGCCCGCCGCGGGCGTGACACGCTCCGGTTCGGCCCGATGAAGCCGATGGGGCTCGAGGATCCGCGCACCGGCCGGCGCCCGTACGCCGTCGTCCAGTTGCGGAGCGAGGATCTCCGTTCGTCCAGTTACAACTTAGTCGGCTTTCAGAACTACCTCAAATACGGCGACCAGGCACGCGTGTTCCGCCTGATCCCCGGTCTGCAAAACGCCGAGTTCCTCCGCTACGGGCAGATCCACCGCAACACGTACATCAACGCGCCGGCGCTGCTCGAGCCGGCGCTCCACCTACGGGCCCAGCCGCGCATCTTCTTCGCCGGGCAAATCGCCGGCATCGAAGGCTACGTGGAGTCGATCGCTACCGGGTTCCTCGCCGGACGCCACGCCGCCGCGCTCGCCGCCGGCCAGCCGTTCACCGCGCCGCCTCGCGAAACGGCCCTCGGCTCGCTTTGCCACTACGTCGCCCGCGCGGATCCGGCCCGCTACCAGCCGGCCAACATTACTTTTGACCTGCTGCCGAAACTCGACGAGGAAACGCTCGCCCGCTTCCGCCGCGATAAGCGCGCGCGTCAGGCCGAAGTCTGCCGCCGCGCCCTCGAGAAATTCGATGAATACCTCGCCGTCCCGGCCTGA
- a CDS encoding metallopeptidase TldD-related protein, with product MWRTPLLVAVAALCARAETPDLLNILKQELNRNFEVLREKGDPKPYYIAYAVTDAENAGVSASQGALSSMQEPRRRRTLDVTVRVGSPELDNYRSIRGDFAQFTAGVSIALEDNPNAIKLALWRETDRCYRLAAQRLINIQTNKEVQVAEKEASNDFSPAEKQEFAGMPPPLAFDVDDWSKRARKLSGEFAKYPGVLASAIGVNGSREVKYFVNTEGTALAHGQQFYRVTLSAQGKAQDGMDLATFDSFNAGHANRIPSDDDIRKGIEHVAGDLTKLLDAQVVEPFVGPAILSGRAAGVFFHEIFGHRVEGHRLKDESDGQTFAKSVGTAVLPEFISVTFDPTRHEAAGEDLNGWYAFDDEGVKARPVHLVENGILKTFLMSRTPNPRVDHSNGHGRRQAGAEVVARQSNLLVEASRTVTETRLKQMLLEEVRRQGKPYGFYFQEITGGFTNTSRRGIQAFKVIPLVVYRIYPDGKEEIVRGADIVGTPLASFAKILAAGDKIEVFNGYCGAESGSVPVSAVSPAILVSELEVQKKESSRNRPPLLPPPGKQSVSAEVAR from the coding sequence GTGTGGAGAACTCCCCTTCTCGTGGCGGTGGCGGCGCTGTGCGCCCGGGCCGAGACACCCGACCTGCTCAACATCCTGAAGCAGGAACTGAATCGTAACTTCGAGGTGCTGCGCGAGAAGGGCGATCCGAAACCTTATTACATCGCCTACGCGGTGACCGATGCGGAGAACGCCGGAGTGTCGGCGTCGCAGGGCGCGTTGTCGAGCATGCAGGAGCCGCGGCGCCGGCGCACTCTCGACGTGACCGTCCGTGTGGGTTCGCCCGAGCTCGACAACTACCGCTCCATTCGCGGCGACTTCGCGCAGTTCACCGCCGGTGTTTCGATCGCGCTCGAGGACAACCCGAACGCGATCAAGCTGGCGCTGTGGCGCGAAACGGACCGGTGCTACCGCCTCGCGGCTCAGCGGCTGATCAACATTCAGACGAACAAGGAAGTGCAGGTGGCGGAGAAGGAGGCGTCCAACGATTTTTCTCCGGCGGAGAAGCAGGAGTTCGCCGGGATGCCGCCGCCGCTCGCGTTCGACGTCGACGATTGGAGCAAGCGCGCACGGAAGCTTTCCGGCGAGTTCGCCAAGTACCCCGGCGTGCTCGCCTCGGCGATCGGCGTGAACGGATCGCGGGAAGTGAAGTATTTCGTCAACACCGAGGGTACGGCGCTGGCGCACGGTCAGCAGTTCTACCGCGTAACGCTTTCGGCGCAAGGCAAGGCGCAGGACGGCATGGACCTGGCGACGTTCGATAGCTTCAACGCCGGGCACGCCAATCGCATTCCGAGCGACGACGACATCCGCAAAGGGATCGAGCACGTGGCCGGCGACCTGACGAAGCTGCTCGATGCGCAGGTGGTGGAGCCGTTCGTCGGTCCGGCGATCCTTTCGGGCCGCGCGGCGGGCGTGTTTTTCCACGAAATTTTCGGCCATCGCGTGGAGGGGCACCGGCTCAAGGACGAGAGCGACGGGCAGACATTCGCCAAGTCCGTGGGCACGGCGGTGCTGCCGGAGTTCATTTCAGTGACGTTCGATCCGACCCGCCATGAGGCGGCGGGAGAGGACCTGAACGGTTGGTACGCGTTCGACGACGAAGGCGTGAAAGCGCGCCCCGTGCATCTGGTGGAGAACGGGATTCTGAAAACCTTTCTCATGTCGCGTACGCCGAATCCGCGCGTGGATCATTCAAACGGACACGGCCGCCGGCAGGCGGGCGCGGAGGTGGTGGCGCGGCAATCGAACCTGCTCGTGGAGGCGTCGCGCACGGTGACAGAGACGCGGCTGAAGCAGATGCTGCTCGAAGAAGTCCGGCGGCAGGGGAAACCGTATGGGTTCTATTTCCAGGAGATCACCGGCGGCTTCACGAACACGTCCCGGCGCGGCATTCAGGCATTCAAGGTGATCCCTCTGGTGGTGTACCGGATCTATCCGGATGGCAAGGAGGAGATCGTGCGCGGGGCCGATATCGTGGGGACGCCGCTGGCCAGTTTCGCGAAGATTCTCGCGGCCGGCGACAAGATCGAAGTGTTTAACGGCTACTGCGGCGCCGAGAGCGGCAGCGTTCCCGTGTCGGCGGTGTCGCCGGCGATTCTGGTTTCCGAACTGGAAGTGCAGAAGAAGGAAAGCTCGCGTAACCGTCCGCCGCTGCTGCCGCCGCCGGGCAAGCAATCAGTGAGCGCGGAGGTGGCGCGGTGA
- a CDS encoding metallopeptidase TldD-related protein, whose amino-acid sequence MRRREFFILAAAAAAVRAQKQEDDAILEAMREEIARSKELKIGGTDPVYYVEYGLDELDTFTAAASMGALVSANHSRARIPRVQVRVGDYRFDNTNYIFTDLFARAGGRVVLDDDVDAIRRQYWLMTDQVFKGSLEAISRKRSALRNVTQQEVLNDFAKADPVKFYRPPTKVVSREEEWKSLASRVSAVFVKHPRVTQSGVEIEVAYSNTYVVTSEGTELRFPEDLFFVRIRASAQAKDGMPVRDALVFQSRELGGLPGEQELLRGAEEVARNVEAQLDAAVEEDYSGPVLVEGDAAPQLFAHLLGANLGLTRRPVSEPGRSFPTPQSELEGRLGSRVLPEWMDAVDDPTLAEFQGERLQGGYEIDMEGVRPAPLKVVEEGKVKNFLLTRLPVRGFEGSNGRARLPGAFGSKAAVFSNLIVTARESKPAADLKKQLIEMLNQRAKPYGLLVRKLDFPTAASAGEIRRMATASGQRGGSVRPTVSPVLVYRVYPDGREEAVRGMTFRGLNARSLRDIVAASNASAVFHFIGDGSPLPSMGGAGYIVPNSVVAPAVLFEDMELEKRQEDWPKLPLAPPPELTSSL is encoded by the coding sequence GTGAGGCGGCGCGAGTTTTTCATCCTTGCCGCGGCCGCTGCCGCCGTGCGGGCGCAGAAGCAGGAAGACGACGCGATCCTCGAAGCGATGCGCGAGGAGATCGCGCGGTCCAAGGAGTTGAAGATCGGAGGCACGGACCCGGTCTACTACGTCGAGTACGGGCTCGATGAACTCGACACGTTCACGGCGGCGGCGTCCATGGGCGCGCTGGTGAGCGCGAATCATAGCCGCGCGCGGATCCCCCGCGTGCAGGTCCGCGTCGGCGATTACCGGTTCGACAACACCAACTACATCTTCACCGATCTGTTCGCGCGCGCCGGTGGGCGCGTGGTGCTCGACGACGATGTGGATGCGATCCGGCGCCAATACTGGCTGATGACGGACCAGGTTTTCAAAGGCTCTCTCGAGGCGATTTCGCGGAAGCGGTCCGCGCTGCGCAACGTTACGCAGCAGGAGGTGCTGAACGATTTCGCCAAGGCCGATCCGGTGAAGTTCTATCGCCCGCCGACGAAGGTGGTTTCGCGGGAGGAGGAATGGAAATCGCTGGCGAGCCGGGTTTCGGCGGTGTTCGTGAAGCATCCGCGCGTGACTCAGTCCGGCGTCGAGATCGAAGTCGCCTACTCGAATACCTACGTGGTGACGTCGGAGGGGACGGAACTGCGGTTCCCCGAGGACCTTTTCTTCGTACGGATTCGGGCGTCGGCGCAAGCCAAGGACGGAATGCCGGTGCGCGACGCGCTGGTCTTTCAGTCGCGCGAGTTGGGCGGGCTGCCCGGCGAGCAGGAACTGCTGCGCGGCGCCGAAGAGGTGGCGCGCAACGTAGAGGCGCAACTCGATGCGGCGGTGGAAGAGGATTACTCAGGTCCGGTGCTGGTGGAAGGCGACGCGGCGCCGCAGTTATTCGCGCACTTACTGGGTGCGAACCTGGGGCTTACGCGGCGTCCGGTGAGCGAGCCCGGCCGGTCATTCCCGACGCCGCAGAGCGAACTCGAAGGCCGCCTGGGTTCCCGCGTGCTGCCGGAGTGGATGGACGCGGTGGACGATCCGACGCTGGCGGAGTTCCAAGGCGAGCGCTTGCAGGGCGGCTACGAGATCGACATGGAGGGCGTGCGGCCGGCTCCGCTGAAGGTGGTGGAAGAAGGGAAGGTTAAGAACTTCCTATTGACGCGGCTTCCGGTGCGGGGTTTCGAGGGGTCCAACGGGCGGGCTCGATTGCCGGGCGCGTTCGGTTCGAAGGCGGCGGTGTTTTCGAACCTCATTGTCACTGCGAGGGAGTCCAAGCCGGCGGCGGATTTGAAGAAGCAGCTCATTGAGATGTTGAACCAGCGGGCGAAGCCGTATGGCCTGCTGGTGCGCAAGCTCGATTTTCCCACCGCGGCGTCGGCCGGCGAGATTCGGCGGATGGCGACCGCGAGCGGCCAGCGCGGGGGCAGCGTGCGACCCACGGTGTCGCCCGTGCTGGTGTACCGCGTGTATCCGGACGGCCGCGAAGAGGCGGTGCGGGGCATGACGTTTCGCGGGTTGAACGCGCGGTCACTGCGTGACATCGTCGCCGCTTCCAACGCTTCGGCCGTATTCCACTTCATCGGTGATGGTTCCCCGCTGCCTTCGATGGGCGGCGCTGGCTACATCGTGCCGAACAGCGTGGTGGCGCCGGCGGTGCTTTTCGAAGACATGGAGCTCGAGAAGCGACAGGAGGATTGGCCGAAGCTTCCGCTCGCGCCGCCTCCGGAGCTTACCTCTTCGCTCTAA